One genomic region from Gossypium hirsutum isolate 1008001.06 chromosome D13, Gossypium_hirsutum_v2.1, whole genome shotgun sequence encodes:
- the LOC121225785 gene encoding CLAVATA3/ESR (CLE)-related protein 13: MLPLQALVLPQNSPCMAWKVSHMLIFTILWLSLLLLWLHEFQNILNFNFNTNTSGKQPNPTTFSLLSSHRNPFIIRKAVAAAKFDFTPFQKHRDQAPDQGKKQTKPADNEVDPRYGVEKRLVPTGPNPLHH, translated from the coding sequence ATGCTTCCCCTTCAGGCCCTTGTGCTACCTCAAAATTCTCCATGCATGGCTTGGAAAGTATCCCACATGCTCATCTTCACCATTCTTTGGCTCTCTCTTCTCTTGTTATGGCTTCATGAATTCCAAAACATTCTCAACTTCAATTTCAATACCAATACCAGTGGCAAACAACCCAACCCCACAACCTTTTCCTTGCTTTCTTCTCACCGTAATCCTTTCATCATTAGAAAAGCTGTTGCTGCTGCCAAATTTGACTTCACTCCGTTTCAGAAGCATCGAGATCAAGCACCAGATCAAGGCAAGAAACAAACCAAGCCGGCCGATAATGAGGTTGATCCGCGCTACGGCGTCGAAAAGCGCCTCGTACCAACTGGTCCGAACCCATTGCATCATTGA
- the LOC107920002 gene encoding nudix hydrolase 1, with protein MEETQPVPRVGVVLFVLKGKSVLLGRRRASIGESTFALPGGHLEFGESFEECGARELMEETGLEMGKADFLTVTNKVFLDKSKHCHYVIVFLRAVLADPNQVPQNPEPDKCDGWDWYDWDNLPQPLFSTLDEMVRSGFNPFPST; from the exons ATGGAGGAAACACAGCCCGTGCCACGAGTAGGTGTAGTGCTGTTCGTGTTGAAGGGGAAATCGGTCCTCCTGGGTCGCCGCCGCGCCTCAATCGGTGAATCCACCTTTGCTCTCCCCGGCGGCCACCTCGAGTTTG GTGAGAGCTTCGAAGAGTGCGGAGCCAGAGAGTTGATGGAGGAGACGGGCTTGGAAATGGGGAAAGCAGACTTCTTAACAGTGACCAATAAAGTCTTCCTGGACAAATCCAAACACTGCCATTACGTCATCGTCTTTCTCCGTGCAGTGCTGGCGGACCCTAATCAAGTTCCACAAAACCCGGAGCCAGACAAGTGCGACGGCTGGGATTGGTATGACTGGGATAATCTGCCCCAACCTCTGTTTTCGACGCTTGACGAAATGGTACGAAGTGGCTTCAACCCCTTTCCCTCCACTTGA